A part of Carassius carassius chromosome 4, fCarCar2.1, whole genome shotgun sequence genomic DNA contains:
- the LOC132131908 gene encoding uncharacterized protein LOC132131908, whose protein sequence is MAEKQQAKFTVPAYAVSEGKPGKKRKTLTVQEKAMNKKSLDKQRNKTRVNIGAAFQRWRELRELKGLKSDSLMALFLLDSYEKDISTSTPSKSGFTMPPPPVSTIVSESLSDRDDDFSVPGVEELASSSVQDKNIQELDASMSSLDLDVISEDEFNNIKNSIIEWEDDTWCPDMETKSVSSFEEDETKEIDTDYDDSDDDDYMPHICVRTGGALKTPICLDSLQTISMEDTVHDAEDNSQDPTIADIHPIPETAKIMVEDDIIGQPASITYHSCLKLLAEYLVLPVNMCTAKDTNKNAECGAHKPFEVNIHSRRTAAIVEWVSLNFV, encoded by the exons atggcagagaaacagcaagcaaaattcacagtaccagcctatgcagttagtgaaggcaaaccaggcaaaaaaaggaagacattaacagtacaagaaaaggcaatgaacaaaaagtctttggataaacaaagaaataaaacgcgagttaatatcggcgcggctttccagcgatggcgagaactgagggaactcaagggtctgaaaagtgactccttgatggctttatttctgctggacag ttatgaGAAAGACATATCAACGTCCACACCATCGAAAAGTGGATTTACAATGCCACCACCACCTGTATCCACTATTGTCTCGGAGTCGCTTTCTGACCG AGATGATGACTTCTCAGTCCCTGGAGTTGAAGAGTTGGCTAGTAGCAGCGTACAGGATAAAAACATTCAGGAATTAGATGCAAG TATGTCATCACTGGATCTGGATGTCATCAGTGAAGatgaatttaacaacattaaaaactCAAT TATCGAGTGGGAAGATGACACCTGGTGTCCTGATATGGAGACAAAGTCTGTGTCATCATTTGAAGAAGACGAAACAAAGGAAATAGATACAGACTATGatgacagtgatgatgatgacTATATGCCACATATTTGTGTGCG GACTGGTGGTGCTCTGAAGACACCGATTTGTCTGGATTCCCTTCAAACAATTAGTATGGAGGACACTGTGCACGATGCTGAAGACAACTCCCAAGACCCTACTATTGCAGACATACATCCAATCCCAGAGACTGCTAAAATCATGGTTGAGGATGACATAATTGGCCAGCCAGCATCTATAACATACCACAGTTGTCTGAAGCTGCTTGCCGAATATCTTGTTCTACCTGTGAACATGTGTACTGCTAAGGACACAAACAAAAATGCAGAGTGTGGGGCACATAAACCATTTGAGGTCAACATCCATTCCAGGCGTACAGCTGCAATTGTGGAATGGGTGAGTCTGAACTTTGTGTGA
- the LOC132129195 gene encoding uncharacterized protein LOC132129195 yields MLAGDFMLACNILLSGNNYAKISLLFKFMNMGMVEKSSFFRIQDSYCVDTIKEFWKEKRAEIIAQIQSKGPIVALGDARMDSPGFCAQYCTYSTMENETKHIISMVNIDKRETMRNSVVMEKEAFQQTFEALRKEINLTEICTDAHSQISALFNKGKYRDSGVYHTLDVWHGSKNLSKKIHAAGQQKGCAILQMWNKDICNHFWYCCKTADTYEEFIDMWV; encoded by the exons ATGCTTGCTGGGGACTTTATGTTGGCGTGTAACATACTGCTGTCTGGCAACAACTATGCCAAGATTTCTCTTCTCTTTAAATTTATGAATATGGGGATGGTGGAGAAGTCATCTTTTTTCCGAATACAAGACTCATACTGTGTGGACACCATAAAGGAATTCTGGAAGGAGAAGAGAGCTGAAATCATTGCCCAAATACAGTCCAAAGGGCCTATTGTGGCCTTAG GTGATGCTCGGATGGACAGTCCTGGATTCTGTGCACAGTATTGCACATATTCAACAATGGAAAATGAAACTAAACATATAATCAGTATGGTCAACATCGACAAGAGGGAGACCATGAGGAACTCTGTTGTAATGGAGAAAGAGGCCTTTCAACAGACCTTCGAGGCACTCCGCAAAGAAATAAACTTGACTGAAATTTGTACCGATGCTCATTCTCAAATATCAGCTCTCTTCA ACAAAGGGAAATACAGAGACAGCGGAGTCTACCACACTCTGGACGTCTGGCATGGGTCCAAAAACCTGAGCAAAAAAATTCATGCA GCAGGGCAGCAAAAGGGGTGTGCCATTCTCCAGATGTGGAATAAAGACATCTGCAATCACTTCTGGTACTGCTGTAAGACGGCAGATACCTATGAAGAGTTTATT GACATGTGGGTGTGA
- the LOC132129203 gene encoding N-lysine methyltransferase KMT5A-A-like — MGKGNRRPGDGRINEKVEEAKENQHGKPTACEGQPTIQSCLNLSKPLRNKHIEDNSASGPSKLSEVKDAELKSPKGGHTGKQHPICGVGEQTAAVPQKGSGTRTQTTSGQRINGGKLKDKLFETNRKVTDYFPVRRSCRKSKDELKCEKQRHFDDLIKNNVEEGLKVRSIEGKGRGVFAVRAFQKDQFVVEYHGDLLEIADAKARETLYAQDPATGCYMYYFRHHDKTYCVDATKESDRLGRLINHSKTGNLRTKLHEMNGTPHLIFLASRDIKVDEELLYDYGDRSKEAVAAHPWLKH; from the exons ATGGGAAAAG GCAATCGAAGACCTGGAGACGGCAGGATAAACGAGAAAGTTGAAGAAGCCAAAGAGAACCAGCACGGAAAGCCCACG GCATGCGAAGGGCAGCCAACAATACAAAGTTGTCTGAATCTCAGCAAGCCGCTCCGGAATAAACATATAGAGGACAATTCTGCATCAGGCCCGAGCAAACTGAGTGAAG TCAAGGATGCAGAGCTGAAGTCACCCAAAGGAGGGCACACTGGCAAACAGCACCCCATCTGTGGAGTTGGTGAGCAGACCGCTGCTGTGCCTCAGAAAGGGTCTGGGACAAGGACGCAAACAACATCTGGGCAAAGGATCAATGGTGGGAA ATTGAAAGACAAACTGTTTGAAACCAATCGAAAGGTCACAGATTATTTTCCTGTTAGACGAAGTTGCAGGAAAAGCAAAGATGAGTTGAAG TGTGAAAAGCAGCGGCACTTTGATGATCTCATCAAAAACAATGTTGAAGAGGGGCTCAAG GTGAGAAGTATAGAAGGAAAAGGAAGAGGTGTTTTTGCAGTCCGGGCGTTTCAGAAAGACCAGTTTGTAGTGGAGTATCATGGGGATTTGTTGGAGATTGCTGATGCAAAGGCAAGAGAAACGCTGTATGCTCAAGACCCAGCCACTGGCTGCTACATGTACTATTTCCGCCACCACGACAAAACCTACTG tgTGGATGCTACCAAAGAAAGCGACCGTCTGGGCCGGCTGATCAACCACAGTAAGACTGGCAACCTTCGGACCAAACTGCACGAGATGAATGGCACTCCTCACCTCATCTTCCTGGCTTCCAGAGACATCAAAGTAGACGAGGAGCTACTGTATGATTATGGTGACCGCAGTAAAGAAGCCGTCGCTGCTCACCCTTGGCTAAAGCACTGA